A genomic window from Agreia sp. COWG includes:
- a CDS encoding DUF4342 domain-containing protein gives MSERKSTFEQFEVAGDKLVETIKNLFHEGNVQRVILKREDGSTLLEIPVNAGIVGVALTAAIAPLLLAIGAIAAVVTKMTLVVERSADESADDPASNQADSSAADHSQGSAERSADQDPAASI, from the coding sequence ATGAGCGAGAGAAAATCCACGTTCGAGCAGTTCGAGGTGGCCGGTGACAAGCTGGTCGAAACGATCAAGAACCTCTTTCACGAGGGCAATGTCCAGCGCGTCATCCTGAAGCGCGAAGACGGCAGCACGCTGCTCGAGATCCCCGTGAACGCGGGCATCGTCGGCGTCGCCCTCACCGCCGCGATCGCTCCCCTGCTGCTGGCGATCGGAGCGATCGCGGCCGTCGTGACGAAGATGACCCTGGTCGTCGAGCGCAGCGCCGACGAGTCGGCCGACGACCCGGCGAGCAATCAGGCAGACAGCTCCGCGGCCGACCACTCGCAGGGCTCCGCCGAGCGCTCTGCCGACCAAGATCCCGCCGCCTCCATCTGA
- a CDS encoding YbhB/YbcL family Raf kinase inhibitor-like protein: MSANPYDRLPKLPSFEITSTDVRQGERLSNAQLGASAGGQDVSPQLSWSGAPEATKSYVVTVYDPDAPTASGFWHWAVLDIPADVNTLASGAGTPGSELLPAGAVTLKNDAGVAGFVGATPPPGHGDHEYYVVVHAVDVESLGLPADASPAMLGFNLFMHAVGRAIISAPYGVEA; encoded by the coding sequence ATGAGCGCCAATCCCTACGATCGCCTGCCGAAGCTTCCCTCCTTCGAGATCACCTCCACCGACGTGCGTCAGGGCGAGCGCCTGTCGAACGCGCAGCTCGGTGCGAGTGCTGGCGGCCAAGACGTGTCGCCACAGCTGAGCTGGTCTGGTGCACCCGAGGCGACCAAGAGCTACGTGGTGACGGTCTACGACCCCGATGCGCCCACGGCATCCGGTTTCTGGCACTGGGCCGTCCTCGACATCCCCGCCGACGTGAACACCCTGGCCTCGGGCGCGGGAACGCCCGGAAGCGAACTACTGCCCGCCGGTGCCGTGACGCTGAAGAATGACGCGGGAGTTGCGGGCTTCGTCGGTGCGACGCCGCCTCCCGGCCACGGCGACCACGAGTACTACGTGGTGGTGCACGCCGTCGACGTCGAGTCGCTCGGCCTGCCGGCCGATGCGTCTCCCGCCATGCTGGGCTTCAACCTGTTCATGCACGCGGTCGGCCGCGCGATCATCAGCGCGCCGTACGGCGTCGAAGCGTAG